The following are from one region of the Chloroflexota bacterium genome:
- a CDS encoding 4Fe-4S dicluster domain-containing protein yields the protein MENQREANTSDVTLGDASPLSVAIQMPISRRDFLRVAGIGSLGIALPYFLPAEVVAASPAEQGYGPNSKGMVIGDPSRCTGCRRCEIACTSFNDGRNEPTLARVKVGRNLNFGPGGAQLGYRRGEGHFGNFLLVQDTCRQCPHPVPCMSACPNGAIEIVAPTNARVINVDKCTGCRLCQAACPWAMLAFDEQAKKSTKCHLCNGDPECVKACPNSALRYVPWQDRTKDIPPRWTIPGYVASPQSVSSTCGSCHK from the coding sequence ATGGAAAATCAAAGAGAAGCAAACACCAGCGATGTGACCCTGGGTGATGCTAGCCCATTGTCCGTCGCGATTCAGATGCCGATTTCACGCCGCGATTTTCTCCGCGTGGCTGGGATCGGCTCACTCGGCATTGCTTTGCCGTATTTTCTCCCGGCAGAAGTCGTGGCGGCTTCGCCGGCAGAACAAGGATATGGTCCGAATTCCAAAGGCATGGTGATCGGCGATCCCTCGCGCTGCACGGGGTGTCGTCGTTGCGAGATTGCCTGCACCAGTTTTAACGATGGTCGCAATGAGCCGACGCTTGCGCGTGTCAAGGTTGGGCGTAATTTGAACTTTGGTCCAGGCGGCGCACAGTTGGGTTATCGGCGCGGCGAAGGGCATTTCGGAAACTTTTTGCTGGTTCAAGATACGTGTCGCCAGTGTCCACACCCGGTGCCGTGCATGAGCGCGTGCCCGAATGGCGCGATTGAAATCGTCGCGCCGACTAACGCGCGTGTGATCAACGTGGACAAGTGCACCGGTTGTCGCTTGTGCCAAGCCGCGTGCCCCTGGGCAATGCTGGCGTTCGACGAACAAGCGAAAAAATCAACCAAGTGTCACTTGTGCAATGGCGATCCTGAATGCGTCAAGGCGTGCCCAAACAGCGCGCTCCGCTATGTGCCGTGGCAAGATCGTACCAAGGACATTCCACCGCGCTGGACGATACCGGGCTATGTGGCGTCGCCGCAGAGTGTGTCGAGCACATGCGGTTCGTGCCACAAGTAA
- a CDS encoding tyrosine--tRNA ligase, which translates to MSTLSLDHILKRGIAEIISEEGLRKRLAAGKPLRMKMGFDPSKPDLHVGHAVGMRKLRQLQDLGHTVVLIVGDWTAQIGDPSGRDESRTMLTHDQVQVNAQTYMDQFFVIVDQSKTEIRWQSEWFGKFSLADVFNLTSRFTFADMMEHETFDKRVKDGKPLSLMELMYPLLQAYDSIAVDADVEFGGMDQKFNILQGRKLQAMLGKTPQEVFLVPLLVGTDGRKMSKSFGNTIDVRAAPSDMYGKVMSLVDNVLVEYFKLVTDVPDTEIAEMADAMASASVNPRDLKMRLAREIIAQLYDANTARDAEAEFVKVFQQRELPSDMPTFAMPGAMPIIDLLVAAKTVESRSEARRLVEQRGVRLDDVVIEKSDEQIPAQPAVLRVGRRKFVRLTA; encoded by the coding sequence ATGTCCACGCTCTCACTCGATCATATTTTGAAACGCGGCATCGCCGAAATCATCAGCGAGGAAGGTTTGCGTAAACGTCTCGCCGCCGGCAAACCATTGCGTATGAAAATGGGCTTCGATCCATCCAAGCCGGATTTGCATGTCGGTCACGCGGTCGGCATGCGAAAACTGCGCCAACTTCAAGACTTGGGGCATACCGTCGTGCTCATCGTCGGCGATTGGACCGCGCAAATTGGCGATCCTTCCGGGCGCGATGAATCGCGCACGATGTTGACGCACGATCAAGTACAGGTCAACGCGCAAACGTACATGGATCAATTCTTCGTCATTGTGGACCAGAGCAAAACCGAAATTCGTTGGCAGAGCGAATGGTTCGGCAAGTTCTCGCTCGCCGATGTGTTCAATCTCACCTCGCGCTTTACGTTCGCGGATATGATGGAACACGAAACGTTCGACAAGCGCGTCAAAGACGGCAAACCGCTCTCGTTGATGGAATTGATGTACCCGTTGCTCCAAGCGTACGATTCGATCGCGGTTGATGCGGATGTCGAGTTCGGCGGGATGGATCAAAAGTTCAACATTTTGCAGGGACGCAAACTGCAAGCGATGCTGGGCAAAACGCCGCAAGAAGTTTTTCTCGTTCCCTTGCTCGTCGGCACCGATGGACGCAAGATGTCGAAATCGTTTGGCAACACGATTGACGTGCGCGCCGCGCCGAGCGATATGTACGGCAAAGTCATGTCGCTCGTGGACAATGTGCTCGTCGAGTATTTTAAACTCGTCACCGACGTGCCGGACACTGAGATTGCCGAGATGGCAGACGCGATGGCAAGCGCCAGCGTCAACCCGCGCGATTTGAAAATGCGTTTGGCGCGCGAAATCATCGCGCAATTGTACGATGCGAACACCGCGCGCGATGCCGAAGCGGAATTCGTCAAAGTGTTCCAGCAACGCGAACTACCAAGCGATATGCCGACCTTCGCCATGCCTGGCGCGATGCCGATCATTGATTTGCTGGTCGCCGCAAAAACGGTCGAGTCGCGCAGTGAAGCGCGCCGGCTTGTCGAACAACGCGGCGTGCGTCTCGACGATGTGGTCATCGAAAAGAGTGATGAGCAGATCCCTGCGCAGCCAGCTGTGTTGCGCGTGGGACGTCGCAAGTTTGTGCGACTGACCGCGTGA
- a CDS encoding molybdopterin molybdotransferase MoeA produces the protein MISVEEALAYILKHFQPLEPERVALLDALDRVLAEDVIAEMNVPPFNNSAMDGYAMRAEDIARASREQPAVLRVIGDVAAGYLAERAVEPGTAMRIMTGAPLPPGADTVVRFEDTSEGVQGRAATKGRATVEILKRAERGDNVRQAGEDIRAGEVVMPRGAIVRPAEIGVLASIGKSQVAVHRRPRVAILATGDELVAINEPVAPGKIRNSNEYSNAAAVLRAGGIPIQLGIARDNIADLTAKIRAGLDADADLFLTSAGVSVGDYDIVKDVLNAEGEMHFWQVKMKPGKPLAFGVLRGKKSVPLLGLPGNPVSALISFETFARPAILTMLGKTKFARPTVRAILQEDVENASDRRNHIRVQVEKRGEGFIARTTGEQGSGVLTSVSKANGLLVIPENVARVRAGETVEIQMLDWGEVQ, from the coding sequence ATGATTTCAGTTGAAGAAGCGCTCGCATACATTCTCAAACATTTTCAGCCGCTCGAACCGGAACGCGTTGCCTTGCTCGACGCGCTCGATCGCGTATTGGCAGAAGATGTGATCGCGGAAATGAATGTGCCGCCGTTCAACAATTCGGCGATGGATGGCTACGCCATGCGCGCCGAGGATATCGCGCGCGCGTCGCGCGAGCAACCGGCAGTCTTGCGCGTGATCGGCGATGTCGCGGCGGGGTACCTCGCCGAGCGCGCGGTCGAACCTGGGACGGCGATGCGGATCATGACCGGCGCGCCGTTGCCGCCCGGCGCGGATACCGTCGTGCGATTCGAGGACACGTCCGAAGGCGTGCAAGGTCGCGCGGCAACCAAGGGACGCGCGACCGTCGAGATTCTCAAGCGCGCGGAGCGCGGCGACAATGTGCGCCAAGCCGGTGAAGATATTCGCGCGGGTGAGGTCGTTATGCCGCGCGGCGCGATTGTGCGCCCGGCGGAAATCGGCGTGCTTGCGTCCATCGGCAAAAGTCAGGTCGCGGTGCATCGGCGTCCGCGCGTCGCGATTCTTGCGACCGGCGATGAACTCGTCGCGATCAACGAGCCGGTCGCGCCCGGCAAAATTCGCAACTCGAACGAGTACTCGAACGCGGCGGCGGTTTTGCGCGCGGGCGGCATTCCGATTCAACTCGGCATCGCGCGCGATAACATCGCCGACCTCACCGCGAAAATTCGCGCGGGGTTGGATGCGGACGCGGATTTGTTTCTCACGAGCGCGGGCGTGTCGGTCGGCGATTACGACATCGTGAAGGATGTGTTGAACGCGGAAGGCGAGATGCACTTTTGGCAAGTCAAGATGAAACCCGGCAAACCGCTCGCATTCGGTGTTCTGCGCGGCAAGAAGAGTGTGCCTTTGCTGGGATTGCCCGGCAATCCGGTCAGCGCGCTCATTTCGTTCGAAACGTTTGCGCGTCCCGCGATTCTGACGATGCTCGGCAAAACAAAATTCGCGCGACCAACAGTGCGCGCGATTTTGCAAGAAGATGTGGAGAATGCGTCCGACCGCCGCAATCACATTCGCGTGCAGGTCGAAAAACGTGGCGAGGGTTTCATCGCGCGAACGACCGGCGAGCAAGGATCGGGTGTGCTCACGTCGGTGTCGAAAGCGAACGGATTGTTGGTGATTCCGGAAAATGTCGCGCGGGTGCGCGCCGGCGAGACAGTCGAGATTCAAATGCTCGATTGGGGTGAGGTGCAGTAG
- a CDS encoding metallophosphoesterase, with protein MKNNKIFLILGCYLTLLMLVACSAPTSAPTATLPPPTIAPPTSAAQANAWKFVVFGDTRGDRTGPSNATCVGEAVNALARGVALEKPDLIIFVGDLVNGTYYCSHLTYEQQYANWKRAMQPVYDAHIPIYPVRGNHDDDSNPSSTAVRQAYLNAIADLPIPTNGPPDETRLTYSFTYQNAFFVGLDEYGAQDNLVNQKWLDEQLERNDKKLIFVYGHAPAFWGSSDNLSARPKERDAFWSSLGRAGAMYLTGHVHLYNRSVIADKAGRAVTQLVVGGGGAPLTAFKPEYQMQVQATDSMHYGFGVFTMRGNSVAFEYKQMLPDRTFRVDDQFEFKVE; from the coding sequence ATGAAAAACAATAAAATTTTCCTAATCCTGGGTTGTTATTTGACGCTGTTGATGTTAGTCGCATGCAGCGCTCCAACATCCGCGCCGACAGCCACGCTGCCTCCGCCTACTATTGCGCCGCCAACAAGCGCGGCGCAAGCCAACGCGTGGAAGTTTGTCGTGTTCGGCGATACGCGCGGTGATCGCACGGGACCGTCGAACGCAACGTGTGTGGGCGAAGCGGTAAATGCGCTCGCGCGCGGCGTCGCGTTGGAAAAACCGGACCTGATTATTTTTGTTGGCGATTTGGTGAACGGCACGTACTATTGTTCGCATCTAACGTACGAGCAGCAGTACGCGAATTGGAAACGCGCGATGCAACCAGTGTACGACGCGCACATTCCGATTTATCCGGTGCGTGGCAATCACGACGACGATAGCAACCCTTCGTCCACCGCGGTGCGCCAAGCATACTTGAACGCCATCGCGGATTTGCCGATTCCGACGAATGGTCCGCCAGACGAAACGCGCTTGACGTACAGTTTTACGTATCAGAACGCATTTTTCGTTGGACTCGATGAGTACGGCGCGCAAGACAATCTCGTCAATCAGAAATGGCTCGACGAACAACTTGAGCGCAACGACAAGAAATTGATTTTTGTCTACGGTCACGCGCCGGCATTTTGGGGCTCATCGGATAATTTGTCGGCGCGTCCGAAAGAGCGCGACGCATTTTGGAGCAGTCTGGGACGCGCGGGCGCGATGTATCTGACCGGGCACGTGCATCTCTACAATCGCTCGGTCATCGCCGATAAAGCTGGGCGTGCGGTGACGCAACTCGTCGTCGGTGGCGGCGGCGCTCCCTTGACCGCGTTCAAGCCAGAGTATCAAATGCAAGTTCAGGCAACGGATTCGATGCACTATGGCTTTGGAGTATTCACAATGCGCGGCAATTCGGTCGCTTTCGAGTACAAGCAGATGCTGCCAGATCGGACGTTTCGCGTGGATGACCAATTTGAATTCAAAGTGGAGTAA
- a CDS encoding NAD-dependent epimerase/dehydratase family protein → MNLQDAKILITGANGFIGGRLAERLIAEEGARVRGLVRDVGASHLSSPVQSRIRDYYSQTGYSPERDSTNASPLQFVTGDVTDEDAVRRAMEGCDAVLHCAAMQSGRAHLDEYRRVNVGGTLNLLRAARAANVARFIHLSTINAHGIPPPRDANADSPLAYRGDFYSVSKAEGEHAARAFANANGVPLVVIRPACTYGPRSGAWTLTPLARVRRGARVLVGDGNGMCNAVYIDNLVDLILLALKNDAAIRHAFIGAEGRGVTWREFYGAYAYMLGGKKLKRVPRLPALAIATAFELLARVRGYPPRIALSSVRFYSHRVVFDISHATRILGYTPRVSFVEGMRRTAEWLAANGYLDSRGKAMK, encoded by the coding sequence ATGAATTTACAGGACGCGAAAATTCTCATCACCGGCGCGAACGGATTTATCGGCGGACGACTCGCCGAACGATTGATCGCGGAAGAAGGCGCGCGGGTACGCGGGTTGGTGCGTGATGTAGGGGCGAGCCATTTGTCGAGTCCAGTCCAGTCCAGGATTCGCGATTATTATTCACAGACCGGGTATTCGCCGGAACGCGATTCTACAAATGCCTCGCCCCTACAATTCGTGACCGGCGATGTGACCGATGAAGACGCGGTGCGTCGCGCGATGGAAGGATGCGATGCGGTGTTGCATTGCGCGGCGATGCAGAGCGGACGCGCGCACCTGGACGAATATCGGCGCGTGAATGTGGGCGGTACGTTGAATCTCTTGCGCGCCGCGCGTGCGGCGAACGTCGCGCGCTTTATTCATCTCAGCACGATCAACGCGCACGGCATTCCGCCGCCGCGCGACGCGAACGCCGATTCGCCGCTCGCGTATCGCGGCGATTTCTACTCGGTGAGCAAGGCGGAGGGCGAACACGCCGCGCGCGCATTTGCAAATGCGAATGGCGTACCGCTCGTCGTGATTCGTCCCGCGTGCACGTACGGTCCGCGTTCCGGCGCGTGGACGTTGACGCCGCTCGCGCGTGTGCGGCGCGGCGCGCGTGTGTTGGTCGGCGATGGCAATGGAATGTGCAACGCGGTGTACATTGACAATCTCGTTGACTTGATTTTGCTCGCGCTGAAAAATGACGCGGCGATTAGGCACGCGTTCATTGGCGCGGAGGGACGCGGCGTGACCTGGCGCGAGTTTTACGGCGCGTACGCGTACATGCTGGGTGGAAAAAAACTCAAGCGTGTGCCGCGCCTGCCCGCGCTCGCCATCGCGACGGCATTCGAGTTGCTCGCGCGCGTACGCGGTTATCCGCCGCGCATCGCGTTATCGAGCGTGCGGTTTTATTCGCATCGCGTCGTGTTCGACATTTCGCACGCTACGCGGATACTGGGATACACGCCGCGCGTTTCGTTCGTGGAGGGAATGCGCCGCACGGCGGAATGGCTCGCGGCAAATGGTTATCTTGATTCACGCGGGAAAGCGATGAAATGA
- a CDS encoding NUDIX hydrolase, whose translation MTDTTTPWRVLARRTVYDSDWIGMQQVDIEMPDGSVWRDIHLVDYKHQAASVIPIGDDGRILLIDHYRFQTNTRGWECPAGKVDDGEVVEQAAARELMEETGHRAASFKSLGQYHPSNGSSNQMFHVFVARGVTRVDEIQDTNEVMGLRWFTPQEVRELIARNAILDGLSLTGLCWAIACGEL comes from the coding sequence GTGACTGACACAACGACACCCTGGCGCGTGCTCGCGCGACGAACCGTGTACGATTCGGATTGGATCGGAATGCAACAGGTGGATATCGAGATGCCGGACGGATCGGTGTGGCGCGATATTCATCTTGTAGATTACAAGCATCAAGCCGCGTCCGTTATTCCGATTGGCGACGATGGCAGGATTCTTTTGATTGACCACTATCGTTTTCAAACGAACACACGTGGCTGGGAATGCCCCGCCGGAAAAGTTGATGATGGCGAAGTGGTTGAACAAGCCGCTGCGCGTGAGTTGATGGAAGAGACTGGGCATCGCGCCGCGTCGTTCAAATCGCTCGGTCAGTATCATCCGTCGAATGGATCGAGTAACCAGATGTTCCACGTTTTTGTCGCGCGTGGCGTGACGCGTGTGGACGAAATCCAGGACACGAACGAAGTGATGGGCTTGCGCTGGTTTACGCCGCAGGAGGTGCGCGAACTCATCGCGCGCAACGCCATTCTCGATGGCTTGTCGCTTACCGGCTTGTGCTGGGCAATTGCGTGCGGGGAACTGTGA
- a CDS encoding biotin-dependent carboxyltransferase family protein, with product MLTISEPGISNTIQDAGRWGYQSLGVPVSGAMDAFAFRIANALVRNTRNDAALEIHSPITLQTDRAHLVAVTGDARFTVNERAMPTWMSVFARGGSTIEIAPRRGWAYLAIHGGVAVPRVMSSCATYARGGFGGLDGRALAVGDEIAIGEPSVSDFIAMAGRAASDRARAFANRDRAIRVTLGSHDDWFAPEAFDILTREEFVVDESADRMGYRLRGAILARRAGELVSCGVPLGALQVPADGQPIALMADHQTTGGYPIIATVIGADVALLAQKMPGERVRFQIIAIAEAQRAWNEMESLTI from the coding sequence ATGTTGACGATCAGCGAACCTGGAATTTCCAACACGATTCAAGATGCCGGACGCTGGGGTTATCAATCGCTCGGCGTGCCGGTGTCCGGCGCGATGGATGCGTTTGCATTTCGTATCGCGAACGCGCTCGTTCGCAACACGCGCAACGATGCCGCGCTTGAAATTCATTCGCCGATCACACTGCAAACCGACCGCGCGCATCTCGTCGCGGTCACCGGCGACGCGCGTTTCACGGTCAACGAACGCGCGATGCCAACGTGGATGAGTGTGTTCGCGCGCGGTGGTTCGACAATTGAAATCGCGCCGCGACGCGGTTGGGCGTACCTCGCGATTCATGGCGGCGTGGCTGTGCCGCGCGTGATGAGCAGCTGCGCGACGTACGCGCGCGGCGGATTCGGCGGACTCGACGGACGCGCGCTCGCGGTCGGTGATGAAATCGCGATTGGCGAGCCATCGGTGAGCGATTTCATCGCAATGGCTGGTCGCGCGGCGAGTGATCGCGCGCGCGCGTTCGCGAATCGTGATCGCGCGATTCGCGTGACGCTGGGATCTCACGACGATTGGTTCGCGCCGGAAGCGTTTGACATATTGACGCGCGAAGAATTTGTCGTGGACGAATCGGCAGACCGCATGGGTTATCGCTTGCGCGGCGCAATACTCGCGCGACGCGCGGGCGAACTTGTGTCGTGCGGTGTGCCGCTTGGCGCGCTCCAGGTGCCCGCCGACGGTCAACCGATTGCGTTGATGGCGGATCATCAAACGACCGGCGGTTATCCGATTATCGCGACCGTGATCGGCGCGGACGTTGCACTCCTCGCGCAGAAAATGCCGGGCGAACGCGTTCGTTTTCAAATCATCGCCATCGCCGAGGCGCAGCGCGCGTGGAACGAAATGGAATCACTGACCATTTGA
- the pxpB gene encoding 5-oxoprolinase subunit PxpB, which produces MIHSLPRLRAAGDSAILIEWADEINDDVNDRVHTFVRFLAAQNHSAIHDLIPAYSSLLVCYDPARALFDVMRAWLADALMTAPIQRDVESRVVEIPTRYGGEYGPDLEFVAHFARVTQEQVVRLHASVLYRVYLVGFAPGFAYLGSVPEQIAAPRLATPRTRVPAGSVGIAGKQTGIYPSTTPGGWQLIGRTDLAMFDPRRDSPTLLRPGDRVRFVAVS; this is translated from the coding sequence ATGATTCACTCGCTTCCTCGCCTCCGCGCCGCCGGCGATTCCGCGATCCTCATCGAGTGGGCGGACGAAATCAACGACGACGTTAACGACCGCGTCCATACGTTTGTGCGATTCCTCGCCGCGCAGAACCATTCCGCAATTCACGATCTCATCCCCGCGTATTCCTCGCTCCTCGTGTGCTACGACCCTGCACGCGCGTTGTTCGACGTGATGCGCGCGTGGCTTGCGGACGCGCTCATGACCGCGCCGATTCAGCGCGATGTCGAATCGCGCGTCGTCGAAATTCCCACGCGCTATGGCGGCGAGTACGGACCCGACCTGGAATTCGTCGCGCACTTCGCGCGGGTTACACAAGAGCAAGTGGTGCGGCTGCACGCGAGTGTGTTGTATCGCGTGTACCTCGTCGGCTTTGCGCCAGGATTCGCATACCTGGGTTCGGTGCCCGAGCAAATCGCCGCGCCGCGTCTTGCGACGCCGCGCACGCGCGTGCCGGCTGGGTCGGTCGGCATCGCGGGAAAGCAAACTGGCATTTATCCGAGCACGACACCAGGTGGCTGGCAATTGATCGGTCGCACCGATCTGGCGATGTTCGACCCGCGCCGCGATTCACCGACCTTGCTACGTCCGGGTGATCGTGTGCGATTTGTGGCGGTATCTTGA
- a CDS encoding 5-oxoprolinase subunit PxpA, with translation MEPSNSPFAIRHLQIDLNCDMGESFGAYSMGNDAALMPLITSANIACGFHAGDPRVMVQTVRLALQNKVALGAHPGFNDLVGFGRRNLDATPDEIESDVLYQIGALDAFARVENARLVHVKPHGALYNVAATNPRVARAIARAVARFDAHLVLVGLATSITMADAAREFGLRFAREGFCDRAYNRDGALRSRREPGALIHDPQRAATQALQMVRDQTVTTPEGETVPLVVDTLCVHGDTPEAVAILRAVREVLSKNDIEILTIRTR, from the coding sequence ATGGAACCGTCCAATTCGCCATTCGCCATTCGCCATTTGCAAATTGACCTCAACTGCGACATGGGCGAAAGTTTCGGCGCGTACTCGATGGGCAACGATGCCGCGCTGATGCCGCTCATCACCTCCGCAAATATCGCCTGCGGATTTCACGCGGGCGATCCGCGCGTGATGGTGCAGACTGTTCGCCTCGCGTTGCAGAACAAGGTCGCGCTGGGCGCGCATCCCGGCTTCAACGACCTGGTCGGTTTTGGCAGGCGCAATCTCGACGCGACGCCGGACGAAATCGAGAGCGATGTGCTGTACCAAATCGGCGCGCTCGATGCGTTCGCGCGCGTGGAGAACGCTCGCCTTGTGCACGTCAAGCCGCACGGCGCGCTCTACAACGTTGCCGCGACGAATCCGCGCGTCGCGCGTGCGATTGCGCGTGCGGTTGCGCGTTTCGATGCGCATCTTGTGCTCGTCGGTTTGGCGACCTCGATCACAATGGCAGACGCCGCGCGTGAATTCGGTTTGCGCTTCGCGCGTGAAGGTTTTTGCGACCGCGCCTATAATCGCGATGGCGCACTTCGTTCGCGCCGCGAACCGGGCGCGCTGATTCACGATCCGCAACGCGCCGCGACCCAGGCATTGCAAATGGTACGCGATCAAACGGTAACGACACCGGAAGGTGAAACGGTTCCCCTCGTGGTGGATACGCTGTGCGTTCATGGCGACACACCGGAAGCGGTCGCGATTTTGCGCGCGGTGCGCGAGGTGCTGTCGAAAAACGATATTGAGATTCTGACAATCCGGACACGATGA
- a CDS encoding alkaline phosphatase family protein, with translation MSLADTILKKIRAERNARFKKLGLPTDFIAPNYGGRSIVNVAASVIKLLGGDIGTPALDAEILGDLTQDVRRIVFVVVDALGYQRLLDALETKPRNGFHALLQTGARIAPLTSVFPSTTTAALTALWTGYTPAEHGFMGYQMFLRDYGVRADMITFSPVATRKLGFQQLLDAGLKPENFLAVPSLPQTLAHAGVPVYHFIEKPFVESALSQVQIRGAHELHGFITSSDMWVALRNCVEEQRGARAMFAAYWSAVDSIAHLDGPSAESIVAEINNFAFSFEREFLARLSPAARKDTLFLLTADHGQVDSPIHRAVYLNAHPDVRSRLLMDGAGDARAAYLYCRNGEVDAVRDYFATRLADQFFILDARAALDAGLFGTGIRAPEAEHRIGDLIVLPRDDAYLLDKRDEHPMLGRHGGLAEDEMLVPLIAARLD, from the coding sequence ATGTCACTCGCCGATACCATCCTCAAAAAAATTCGCGCGGAACGAAACGCGCGTTTCAAAAAACTGGGACTGCCGACCGATTTTATCGCGCCGAATTATGGTGGACGTTCTATTGTCAACGTTGCCGCGAGCGTGATCAAATTGCTCGGCGGTGACATTGGCACGCCGGCACTCGACGCGGAGATTCTCGGCGATCTGACCCAGGATGTTCGGCGCATCGTGTTCGTCGTTGTGGACGCGCTTGGCTATCAACGATTGCTCGACGCGCTGGAGACGAAACCGCGCAATGGTTTTCACGCGTTGCTCCAAACGGGCGCGCGCATCGCGCCGCTCACCAGCGTGTTTCCTTCGACGACAACAGCCGCGCTGACTGCGTTGTGGACGGGTTACACGCCGGCGGAACACGGCTTTATGGGCTATCAAATGTTTCTGCGCGATTACGGCGTGCGCGCGGATATGATTACTTTCAGCCCGGTCGCGACGCGCAAACTCGGTTTTCAGCAATTGCTCGACGCGGGGCTCAAGCCGGAAAATTTTCTCGCCGTGCCATCGCTCCCGCAAACGCTTGCGCACGCGGGCGTGCCGGTCTATCACTTTATCGAAAAACCGTTTGTCGAGAGCGCGTTATCGCAAGTGCAAATTCGCGGCGCGCACGAACTGCATGGATTCATTACATCTTCGGATATGTGGGTCGCGCTGCGGAATTGCGTCGAGGAACAGCGCGGCGCGCGCGCAATGTTTGCGGCGTATTGGAGCGCGGTGGACAGCATCGCGCACCTGGATGGACCTTCGGCGGAAAGCATCGTCGCCGAAATCAACAATTTCGCATTTTCATTCGAACGTGAATTTCTCGCGCGTCTTTCGCCGGCGGCGCGCAAGGACACGCTCTTTTTGCTCACTGCCGATCATGGTCAAGTAGATTCGCCGATTCATCGCGCGGTCTATTTGAACGCGCATCCCGATGTGCGGTCGCGCTTGCTGATGGATGGCGCGGGCGATGCGCGCGCGGCGTACCTCTACTGTCGCAACGGCGAGGTGGACGCGGTGCGCGATTATTTTGCGACGCGGCTCGCGGACCAATTTTTCATTCTCGATGCGCGCGCCGCGCTTGATGCCGGCTTGTTCGGTACCGGCATTCGCGCGCCGGAAGCCGAGCATCGCATTGGCGATTTGATCGTGTTGCCGCGCGACGATGCGTACTTGTTGGATAAACGCGATGAACACCCGATGCTCGGACGGCACGGCGGACTCGCGGAGGACGAAATGCTCGTGCCGCTCATCGCGGCGCGGTTGGACTAG